The Triticum dicoccoides isolate Atlit2015 ecotype Zavitan chromosome 6A, WEW_v2.0, whole genome shotgun sequence genome has a window encoding:
- the LOC119316510 gene encoding peroxiredoxin-2E-2, chloroplastic-like: protein MATASLSALSSAAAAGGKRFVISSPSLSFASRRIAAPARLRAAAVPGARRFAASAASASTVVATIAVGDKLPDATLSYFDPADGELKTVTVGELTAGKKVVLFAVPGAFTPTCSQKHLPGFIEKAGELRAKGVDTVACVSVNDAFVMKAWKESLGLGKDVQLLSDGNIELTRALGVEMDLSDKPMGLGVRSRRYALLADDGVVKVLNLEEGGAFTTSSAEEMLKAL from the coding sequence ATGGCCACCGCGTCGCTCTCCGCTCTGTCCTCGGCGGCCGCCGCCGGCGGCAAGCGCTTCGTCATCTCCTCCCCGTCGCTCTCCTTCGCCTCCCGCCGCATCGCCGCCCCAgcccgcctccgcgccgccgccgtcccgggGGCGAGGAGATTCGCGGCTTCCGCGGCATCGGCATCCACGGTCGTGGCCACCATTGCGGTCGGCGACAAGCTGCCCGACGCCACGCTCTCCTACTTCGACCCGGCCGACGGCGAGCTCAAGACGGTGACTGTCGGGGAGCTGACTGCAGGGAAGAAGGTCGTGCTCTTCGCGGTCCCGGGCGCCTTCACCCCGACCTGCTCGCAGAAGCACCTGCCAGGGTTCATCGAGAAGGCGGGCGAACTCCGGGCCAAGGGGGTGGACACCGTGGCGTGCGTCTCGGTGAACGACGCCTTCGTGATGAAGGCGTGGAAGGAGAGCCTCGGCCTCGGCAAAGACGTGCAGCTGCTGTCGGACGGCAACATCGAGCTCACCCGCGCGCTCGGCGTGGAGATGGACCTCTCTGACAAGCCCATGGGGCTCGGCGTGCGGTCCCGCCGCTACGCGCTCCTGGCAGACGACGGCGTCGTCAAGGTGCTCAACCTGGAGGAGGGCGGCGCCTTCACCACCAGCAGCGCCGAGGAGATGCTCAAGGCGCTCTGA